From Aquarana catesbeiana isolate 2022-GZ linkage group LG05, ASM4218655v1, whole genome shotgun sequence:
ATATGTGACTGGGTGTCCAAAGTGATCACAATGTCACTGTACTAAATAAAACATAAAGTGAACCATTCTGATTTactaaaagtgttactaaagggGGGGGCAGGCTTCATCATAATCAAAGAGTGAACAGCCACTTGTAGTAAAGAGTCGAGGCTATTTATTCCATCTAATAACTAAGTTGTTAAAAACATTAAGTATTAAATTGTTGTTTAAAgtactttttcctcttttttctttttcctgtttttgCTCAACTAAATTGTGTTCCCTATAAATCCCCAATCAAGTTCACAAGTAATGAAAAAATAGATTCTTACTTCCAGGCGATTGGACGATTGAAGCGAaaacagcttcaccttatttacttaaACATTTAATTAAACATTCTCTTCTCACTTCAGTCTGAGATTAACCCCTAACTTAGCCTAAGTTCACTTCAACTATCCAATCAGATGTAAAGGAAGTTATTTTTAAGTGAAGCTTTATCAACCCTGGATCAGTTATTGAGgtgaaaaagaacacatttttaacCTGTCATTTAAAGCGTAtctaaaatcaaaaacaaaaattcaTAATATTGCAGCTCATTggcccttagatgtagtggctgcattagttttctttttatacACGTCTTTCCATTATTCTAACttggtaatcctgccattaacacaTTTCTTGTTGTAGAGTGAAAACCATGCTGAGCAACCTTGTCACCCTAGAATAGGGAAAAAAATTAGGACTACATaactcctccctctcttccccataAAGGGGGTGTTTTGTACTCCATGGAGGAATTAATGCTGATACCAGTCCAGAGATGGAGAGCGCAGAAAGCTATCGGCTCACTAGATTTTTGGATGGatgaacagctatttttttttttttgcacttgtggaacagatataataaaacccTTCAAGGGTTTATTTAACAGACAAAGGGAGCAATTAGGAGAAATagagtttacatacattttagaGCTTTTATTAATGCAAAGTCCAAATAAACAATGACAACCAATGAGAAGTCATCTGCTTTCTGCTTGCTCCAACTAATTCATTTGAAATTTGATTGGTTAGCCTGGAATATTGATCAGCCCAAATCTGACAGGTACATGTTCTGAGAGTCCCAATGCTTAAGTCCCTTTGATCTGGTTCTCTGCAGAACCCAAATGCCTCCTGTGTAACATTTCACACATTTTACTTCTACAGCCAAATTCTCTCCTATGTTGGAAATATAGAGAAGCCTTTCTGATTTAAGAACAGCCAATGTCACTGAAATGGTAACTTGGCTTGAAGTTTTTatgtatgaaaaaaatgtatatgattaAAGAATAAACTTTCACAAGGAGTACATCTAGTGAAATACACTTTTTTCCCCAGTGATGTACACTGAGAGCCCCACACCGGCCTGTCAGGAACAATTAACAATACTCGCTGCTCTGACTTTGATAAATTAGCATCTCAGATTCAGTTTTCTTTCCCTGAAGCCCATTTCCTCTTCTGTATCTGATCTGTGTCCTTCCATTTCACACGGCTTGTATACCGACCATCAAAGGTCCAAATCCTTCTCCCCGATTCATCTACCTGGGATTAGACTCTCCCAGTCCAAATAATGAATAGTCAGAGATCTGATCACATTGGAATGTCATGGAGGGGACTGTGCACCATTCAGCTCCATATGGTCCCACTATAAACACCCAGCTGCGGTGTGTACACTTTACAGTTTATGTTAGTGGTAGCAACTGGGACGCATGCAGAACTCCACCATACCAAACGTGTGGTTTAAATAAGGCTACCTGATTGGTTGCTGGAAGCAACAGAGGCAGTTTTACTTTGGATTCCAAACATCACCCCCCAAAGATGGGATTCGATGTAAATGGTAAGAGAAGGTATAGGTTAAGGATGGCATTTTATAATTTACAGATATAATACACCAGGAAAATtatctttattataaaaaaaaatgacagttgtttTCAGCTAAATCCAATGAGATTTCAAAATATCACTCACCTGGCTTAAAATAAAGATACTTATCCTTGTGTAAAAACTTTGTGAATTGAGCTTTTTGTATGTAGTTACTCAATGCAATAATGTATTAgtcataaaaataatatattatactatacatatattattttattatatgtatattattaTAGTATGCTAGTAGGTTACTTGGCTCCTGTCCAAACTGGCCCTGGTATATACTCTTGTATGAACGTGAGTTTTTTTAAAATTGGAAGCTCCttttgagagtagggactgatgtgaatgtaccatgtatacagtatatgcaaaatgctgcgtaaattgatggcactatatatacTAGTTATTACCAATGAATTGATTTACAACGGAAGCTGAAAATCTTCataaatatatataacacacacacatatatatatatatatatatatatatatatatatatatatatatatatatatatatatatattatcatttaaTCATGTCATCAATTATCCAATCAAGTGGAAGACACACTTCTGTCTGTTATTTCatctgcatgtgattgggtatccaAATGGAATAGGAGTTCTTTTTTCACATGGACTGGAAGTGAATATTCACGTGTGAAGAAGATATTACTTTAGTAAATCGACCTCCCCATGGACAATAGTATTCTCTAAACCATGAAATATGTTATAAAAAATAGGACAGCATCGCAGCCAGTTTATTACAACACAACTCCAGCCCTTGACATTTGAGTCCTTGGATCTCCAATCACAGCATCATTTCTCTGATTGACTACAAAAGTAGAGAGTAATCACCCAATCATTAGTTGTGTGAATTATTCACATCAATTATCCCAAATCCTGTCTATTATTTCATCTGTACAGGATTGGGTAGCCAAATTgaacaggaatttgctttgcaCGGGATTGGACAACTGAAATAAATGTTCACGtttgtgtgaagattctcaactcctttagtaaatcggcTTTCACACTGACAATACAATCCTTGACATTATTAACATGTTTAacaaaatgaaatacaaaaaaaaaaaaaaaaatcacaaaaaatacccttcataaaagtttaaaaacaatCCCAGTCCTTGATCTCCAATCACAGCATCCTTGCTCTGCCCCAACCCAACTTTACTTGGAAAGACTTTTATTTATGGAGCattgtaccatttaaaaaaaaaatgattttctgttttttttttccctccacaaaTGAGGAAAACAAGCAGGAATGTCAATTGTGCAATCAGGTTTTTGCAGGAGGATTAattgcatttatttattaaccCCTTGACTCCCAGGTGTGCTGTGCTCCCGAACGTCTATGCTATTTGCCTAATCAAAGAAGGTGTTAATCGTGCCAAAAGCCAGATCTGCAATTAAAACTCGGTTATTTCACCtcctacaaaaataaataaataaaaaaagaagaaaaagaaaaaagtcttcCAAATCTGTAGCATAAGCCTGTTGGTTTAAAGGAAACACTTCTTGCAGATCACAGAGCCACATCTCTTATGTGTCCCAGGTGAATTCAGAAAAGGGATTATTTAGTAGGATTTATTAAGAAAATATCCCTCGGATGGATGGCAAAAGAATTGtttctttcttgttctctctcttttttttttttcttcttagcgGAAACCTAATAAAAGTTAGAGCAGGGGGGGCGGGTCTGGTCCTTTTGGTGACGTAGACGGAGGCAGATCAGCCAATAGGAAGCGCCCCCCTGGTCTTTCTGCCAGCAAGAAATATAAGAGCTCAGGAAAGTTTTGCAGCAAGTCAGAAACACGTTCGTGTCTGGGGACAAAGTGATAGTGCTGGGCTTGCTTGGTGGGATCCTGTTGGAGAAGGAGCCCTTTCTCTTGTGGTGGGGTACTGGATTGGACATCTATTTGGTCGGggcaccccctcttttttttttcctccctccccccctccctgcctgggcTCTGTCTTCTCTCCATAGTGGTGGTAGAAGATGATGCAGGAAGAGTCCAGCTCTCCAGTCTCCCCCGTGGACAGCTTGAGCAACAGCGAGGAAGAACTTGACAGGCAGCAGAGCAAGAGGGGATGCAGGAAGAAGAGAACCAATAAGAAAAACCCTGACGAGCCCGACAGCCCGACCTCAGTCAAAAGGAACAAGAAGGCCAGCAGCACCGGCAGCAGCCCCCAATCCTTCGAGGAGCTACAGACCCAGAGAGTCATGGCCAACGTCAGAGAGCGACAGAGGACCCAATCCCTCAACGAAGCCTTCGCGGCCCTCCGAAAGATCATCCCCACCCTTCCCTCTGACAAACTCAGTAAAATCCAAACCCTCAAACTGGCCTCCAGATACATTGACTTCCTGTGCCAGGTTTTACAGAGCGATGAGCTGGACTCCAAAATGGCAAGCTGCAGTTATGTGGCCCATGAGAGGCTAAGCTATGCCTTCTCAGTGTGGAGGATGGAGGGAGCCTGGTCTATGTCTGCATCTCACTAACACATCTCAGGCGACAAGGACACTCACACAGGTAAGACAATGGCCAATCATTGACCCCCTACTGCCCAGTCCTGGGCTCCTCCTAATGACTGACCTCCTGATGGCCAGTCATGGGCTACTTGTGCTAACTGACCCCTTGCTGGCCAGTCCTGGGCTTCTCCTGAACCCCTGATGGCCAGTCCTGGGCTCCTTCTGATAACGGACCTCCTGATGTCCAGCCCTGGACTCCTGAGCTCCTGATGGCCAGTCTTGGGCTCCTTCTGAAAACTGACCCCCTGATGGTCAGTCCTGGGCTCCTTCTGATAACTGCCCCCCTGATGGCCAGTCCTGTGCTCATTGTGATAACTGACCTCCTGCTGCCCAGTCCTGGGCTCCTTCTGATCACTGACCCCCTGATGACCAATCCTGGGCTCCTTCTGATAACCGACCCCCTACTGCCCAGTCCTGAGCTCCTTCTGATAACTGACCCCTACTGCCCAGTCCTGAGCTCCTTCTGATAACTGACCCCTACTGCCCAGTCCTGAGCTCCTTCTGATAACTGACCCCCTACTGCCCAGTCCTGAGCTCCTTGTCCTAACTGACACCCTACTGCCCAGTCCTGGGCTCCTCATAATTGACCCCCTACTGTCTAGTCCTGGGCTCCTTCTGATAACTGACCCCCAACTGCCCAGTCCTGGGCTCCTGAAAATTGACCCCCTACTGTCCAGTCCTGGGCACCATCTGATAACTGACCCCCTACTGCCCAGTCCTAGGCTCCTTCTGATAACTGACCCCTGATGGCTAGTCCTGGGCTCTTTCTGGTAACTGACCCCCTGCTGCTCACTCCTGGGCTTCTTGTGATAATTGACCCTCTGATGGctggtcctgggcttttttttttttgtaactacccccctcccctcccatctgCAGAAGTCACAATACTAGGTTAGATCATAGACAGGGGGGCCTAGAACAGGGATCTTAATGAAACTGGGGAATGTGGAGAGCTGGGCTAAGCCTAACAAAATAACAAGgcaaacatttctgtcatttccaGGGGACTGCCTGTGGCTAGAGCCTCTATTTTCATTAGATACCTTTTCATTTTGGGCTAGTTTGAGATCTGCAAGTATTTCTTTCTTAGATCGTGATCTGAACTAGATTGAACAGTGTTGTCCTCTTGTCCCGTTATCTGAACCGTTATGTATGTCATGTGACCTACTAAACCGTTATGTGCATTGCCTACCGAGCTGTAGAGCTCCATCATTAGTGTCTGTAGGGCACTGATACATCGTTACTTTTCTGGTACTGGGTACAGCTGTGTACATTATTCCTTCTATAAATAATCTATTTTACGACAACATTGCTTTCTACACTTGCTATATTTCTACTATAtgttatttgttatggtttattatacattattataatatattataaaatgtTATCTAAGCTATAACCAGTTAATAGGACCAGAAACCCTACTAAAAATACATGTTATACTAAAATCTTTCTGCTGTGTGTTATTATAATTCACTATAAAGTAACTGCTATATTATTAATATAACTACTATAGTACTAATTTATTATATAGTAACCATACATTTCTACTGTAAGAAGTAGCAATATGCTTCTCTCAGTTATACtactaaaacataacaataaaatatCTTTTGTACAAAATGTTTGTACGTTAGTATATAGTAACAATATGTTTCTCTGAGCTATAAACAAATAATGAAAACATACCACTAAAATACATTATGTACTAACATCGTTCTACTGTGTTTTACCATTATATAGTAACAATATGTTTCTCTGAATTATAACCATATACTGAAAACCTACATATAAAATACAATATGTACTAACATATTTCTACTGTGTTTTACCATAATATAGTATATAGTAACAATATGTTTCTCTGAGATATAAACAAATACTGAAAAACATGCCAACAAAATACACAACCTTTTTACTACTGAACCGATGGATAGTAAAAATATTCTTCTATAGTATATAGCAACAATGTTTCTCTGAACTATAACTAGAAACTGAAAacataccaataaaatacataacCTTACTACTGTGTATATAGTAACAATATGCTTCTATAGTATATAGCAACAATGTTTCTATAACCAAATACTGAAAAACATTGCAGTAAGATCTAAAATCGTTCTTctgtatattttgtttataataaaaaaaatagtaacaaaGTGTTTCTATAGTATATAGTAACAATTTAATTATTTGAGCTGTAACCAGATActgaaaacatttaaataaaatacattctGTACTAAAATCCTACTATGTTGTACTATAATATAGTGTTTCTCTCATAGATAGTAACAAATATTAGAATACATTTTTTACTAAAATTGTTCTGTTTCAATAGATAATAGTACAACATGGTTCTGTGAGCTATAACCAGGTTCAATATGCTTAGCATAAAATAGTATTAACTCTACACTATACATCACTGTACACATACATTAAACCTTCATTAAACCAATGTGCACTGGGAATTCTCTactgaaaaaatgtatttacttaagAAGTAAACATATAGGTAACATACACTGacattaatttatatttatatatatatatatatatatatatatatatatatatatatatatatatatatatatatatatatatatatatatatatatatatatatacagatgtatATTAAATAACTCAATCTTTTAGCCTATCATTAACCTATTATTGACACATTCTCTGAAGGAAACTGTTATTTACTAAACTATTCTGCACACAGCTCTGTTCTAAGCCCACCCACTGTAGAAGTTTGGTCTGCTAGTTTACTTTCTTCCTATGCTATAACTATTTCCCCCTAACCTTTGATGTCAGCTTATATAGGGAACCCCAACTCCATGAGATCATTCATGTCCCCCCCTAACCAATTTGTGCCTATTTTCCTTTTACAGAAGAGACTGCTTGCAATGCTGAAGGAAATGGACAGTCTAGAGATTGAAGCTGGATACCTATAAAAGTCAAATAAACAATCAGCAAGGATTTTCATCCGTTGGAAGAGGAGGCAGACACAGGGCGTGGGGAGCACTTAGAGCAGCAAGGATCGGGGACATGGGCCTGGGAGGAGCAGGGACCAGCCAGCACAAATCCTGCAGGGTCACCACTACTTTTTACATTCTGATTTGAGTCTGAACAAtcgctaatcttttttttttttttttttttttttttgacgaagAATGTtggaatttttcctttgctttttttcagttccattccattttttattattgtttttttttcttttattgcatgcATTCCCACCAGTCGTGCCTTTGAAGCCACTTAAAGGAACGTTTCCCATTCTCGGACGCTACTAATGAAACacaaactgtttttgttttataggaggataaaaacaaaaactatttttgttATCGAAAACTTTGGttcagaaaaaaaactgtttttatattACCAGCGGCTGcatctctttatctttttttttctttgagatacaaagtaaacattttatttatttattgatccatgtttaaaaaaataatgcaacTAGATCGGGTGTCTaagtgcattcatatttttatgGTTGTTTTGTAAAtatctttgtatattatttttttctgcaataaataaatatgaattaaGAAACAGTTTGGTCTGTATTGAAAAAAAGCACCCCTCTCCTTCCTATGGGTAATTAATGGGAAATACAGGACCTGCTTGTTTAGCTGGGAAGACGCTCAGGAAAGAGGGGTCAGTGTAAACAGAGCGGGCACAAAATGCAAATAGACTGGCTACTGACAGACGCAGGAGGTTTATTATTGGACTAGCTGAGCCTGGgtgaggatggctgccttccttcaTCACAACATGCACAG
This genomic window contains:
- the LOC141144407 gene encoding twist-related protein: MMQEESSSPVSPVDSLSNSEEELDRQQSKRGCRKKRTNKKNPDEPDSPTSVKRNKKASSTGSSPQSFEELQTQRVMANVRERQRTQSLNEAFAALRKIIPTLPSDKLSKIQTLKLASRYIDFLCQVLQSDELDSKMASCSYVAHERLSYAFSVWRMEGAWSMSASH